One segment of Streptomyces sp. YIM 121038 DNA contains the following:
- a CDS encoding potassium channel family protein, with translation MKLPGHDAIARQADEHLVTHRVKLPRRVVERPLRQVGKRLLMAMFVLGLTILIVYVDRDGYHDNANGTIDFLDASYYATVTLSTTGYGDIVPHSDSARMANIFLITPLRVLFLIILVGTTLEVLTERTREEWRLSRWRSNLRDHTVVVGFGTKGRSAIQTVQATGLKPEQVVIVDPSSKVVDAATAEGYAGVVGDATRSDVLLRAEVQKARQIIVATQRDDTAVLVTLTARQLNRQAKIVAAVREEENAPLLRQSGADAVITSASAAGRLLGLSVLSPSAGVVMEDLIQQGSGLDLVERPVIKAEVGRGVRDMPDLVVSVVRGHRLLAYDDPAIGELQLTDRLITIVRASPAPEPPAADARRVPRPLD, from the coding sequence GTGAAACTGCCCGGCCATGACGCGATCGCGCGCCAAGCCGACGAACACCTCGTCACCCACCGCGTCAAACTCCCCCGGCGCGTCGTCGAACGCCCCCTGCGCCAGGTCGGCAAACGCCTGCTGATGGCGATGTTCGTGCTGGGGCTGACCATCCTCATCGTGTACGTCGACCGCGACGGCTACCACGACAACGCGAACGGGACGATCGACTTCCTCGACGCCTCGTACTACGCCACCGTGACGCTCTCCACCACCGGGTACGGCGATATCGTCCCGCACAGCGACAGCGCGCGGATGGCCAACATCTTCCTGATCACGCCGCTGCGCGTGCTCTTCCTGATCATCCTCGTCGGCACCACGCTCGAAGTGCTGACGGAACGCACCCGTGAGGAATGGCGGCTTTCCCGCTGGAGGTCCAACTTGCGTGACCACACCGTCGTCGTCGGCTTCGGCACCAAGGGCCGTTCCGCGATCCAGACCGTGCAGGCGACGGGACTCAAGCCCGAGCAGGTCGTGATCGTCGACCCCAGTTCGAAGGTCGTCGACGCGGCCACGGCGGAGGGCTACGCGGGCGTCGTCGGTGACGCGACGCGCAGCGACGTGCTGCTGCGGGCCGAGGTGCAGAAGGCCCGCCAGATCATCGTGGCGACCCAGCGCGACGACACGGCGGTCCTGGTCACGCTCACCGCCCGGCAGCTCAACCGGCAGGCGAAGATCGTGGCCGCGGTGCGCGAGGAGGAGAACGCCCCGCTGCTGCGGCAGTCCGGTGCCGACGCCGTCATCACCAGTGCCAGCGCGGCGGGACGGCTGCTCGGCCTTTCGGTGCTCAGCCCGAGCGCGGGCGTGGTCATGGAGGACCTGATCCAGCAGGGCAGCGGCCTCGACCTGGTCGAACGGCCGGTGATAAAGGCTGAGGTGGGACGCGGAGTGCGCGATATGCCGGACCTCGTCGTCAGCGTCGTACGGGGGCACAGGCTGCTCGCCTACGACGATCCCGCCATCGGTGAGCTCCAGTTGACGGACCGGCTGATCACGATCGTCCGGGCCTCCCCGGCTCCGGAGCCACCGGCGGCGGACGCGCGGCGGGTGCCTCGGCCGCTGGACTGA
- a CDS encoding NAD(P)H-quinone oxidoreductase: protein MHAITIRESGGPEVLQWAEVPDPVPAEGEVLIDVAASAVNRADLLQRQGFYDPPPGASPYPGLECSGRIAALGPGVAGLAVGQEVCALLAGGGYAEKVAVPAGQVLPVPDGVDLVTAAALPEVTATVWSNVFMVAHLRPGETLLVHGGASGIGTMAIQLAKAVGARVAVTAGGKEKLAFCGDLGADILIDYREQDFAEEIQRATDGAGADVILDIMGAKYLERNVNSLAVSGRLAIIGMQGGVKGELNIATLLRKRAAVTATSLRARPVAEKASIVAAVREHVWPLIGAGQVRAVVDRTVPMRDAGAAHQVLEGGGHMGKVLLVR, encoded by the coding sequence ATGCATGCGATCACGATCCGCGAATCCGGTGGGCCCGAGGTGCTTCAGTGGGCCGAGGTCCCCGATCCCGTACCCGCTGAGGGCGAGGTCCTCATCGACGTGGCGGCCAGTGCCGTGAACCGTGCCGATCTGCTGCAACGGCAGGGCTTCTACGACCCGCCGCCCGGCGCGTCCCCCTACCCGGGCCTGGAGTGCTCCGGGCGGATCGCGGCGCTCGGCCCCGGCGTCGCCGGGCTGGCGGTCGGCCAGGAGGTGTGCGCGCTGCTCGCGGGCGGCGGCTACGCGGAGAAGGTCGCCGTCCCGGCGGGGCAGGTCCTGCCGGTGCCCGACGGCGTCGACCTCGTCACGGCGGCCGCGCTCCCGGAGGTCACGGCCACGGTCTGGTCGAACGTGTTCATGGTGGCCCATCTGCGCCCCGGCGAGACGCTCCTCGTGCACGGCGGCGCCAGCGGCATCGGCACCATGGCGATCCAGCTCGCGAAGGCCGTCGGGGCGCGCGTCGCGGTGACGGCGGGCGGCAAGGAGAAGCTGGCGTTCTGCGGCGACCTGGGCGCGGACATCCTCATCGACTACCGGGAGCAGGACTTCGCCGAGGAGATCCAGCGGGCCACCGACGGAGCGGGCGCGGACGTGATCCTGGACATCATGGGCGCCAAGTACCTGGAGCGGAACGTGAACTCCCTCGCGGTCAGCGGCCGCCTCGCGATCATCGGCATGCAGGGCGGCGTCAAGGGCGAGCTGAACATCGCCACGCTGCTGCGCAAGCGCGCCGCCGTCACCGCGACCTCGCTGCGGGCCCGGCCCGTCGCGGAGAAGGCCTCGATCGTCGCGGCCGTGCGGGAGCACGTGTGGCCGTTGATCGGGGCGGGGCAGGTGCGGGCCGTGGTGGACCGGACGGTGCCGATGCGGGACGCGGGGGCCGCGCATCAGGTTCTGGAGGGTGGGGGGCACATGGGGAAGGTGCTACTGGTGCGGTAG
- a CDS encoding bacterial proteasome activator family protein: MEMPRNERSPENPQVLVVGQDGMALGGGGGDDVREVPVTDMVEQPAKVMRIGSMIKQLLEEVRAAPLDEASRVRLKEIHASSVKELEDGLAPELVEELERLSLPFTDETTPSDAELRIAQAQLVGWLEGLFHGIQTTLFAQQMAARAQLEQMRRALPPGVGGHEDDEEGGVAGRSGGPYL; this comes from the coding sequence ATGGAGATGCCGAGGAACGAACGGTCGCCGGAGAATCCCCAGGTCCTGGTTGTCGGCCAGGACGGCATGGCGCTCGGCGGCGGAGGCGGCGACGACGTCCGCGAGGTCCCGGTGACGGACATGGTCGAACAGCCGGCGAAGGTCATGCGCATCGGCAGCATGATCAAGCAGCTTCTGGAAGAAGTGCGCGCGGCACCTCTGGACGAGGCGAGCCGGGTGCGCCTCAAGGAGATCCACGCCAGCTCGGTGAAGGAGCTGGAGGACGGCCTCGCGCCCGAGCTCGTGGAGGAGCTGGAGCGCCTGTCGCTGCCGTTCACCGACGAGACGACGCCGAGCGACGCGGAGCTGCGCATCGCGCAGGCCCAGCTGGTGGGCTGGCTGGAGGGCCTCTTCCACGGGATCCAGACGACGCTGTTCGCGCAGCAGATGGCCGCACGGGCCCAGCTGGAGCAGATGCGCCGCGCGCTGCCCCCGGGCGTGGGCGGTCACGAGGACGACGAGGAGGGCGGCGTGGCGGGCCGCAGCGGCGGCCCCTACCTCTAG
- a CDS encoding carboxymuconolactone decarboxylase family protein, whose protein sequence is MQARMKNPAYVLPDSLKGIGTMMQAIAESGLPQELQEIVGLRASQINGCSACIHSHTANLVKAGTSTERLAAVVAWREAPFFTDAERAALALTEHVTRLADRSAQAVSDELWDEVADHFDERELSALILVIGVTNLFNRINATIQEPAGRTWG, encoded by the coding sequence ATGCAGGCCCGTATGAAGAACCCGGCGTACGTCCTTCCCGACAGCCTCAAGGGCATCGGCACCATGATGCAGGCCATCGCCGAGAGCGGCCTTCCGCAGGAGCTCCAGGAGATCGTCGGCCTGCGGGCCAGCCAGATCAACGGCTGCAGCGCCTGCATCCACAGCCACACGGCGAACCTCGTCAAGGCCGGAACGAGCACCGAGCGGCTCGCCGCGGTGGTGGCCTGGCGCGAGGCACCGTTCTTCACGGACGCCGAGCGCGCCGCGCTGGCCCTCACGGAGCACGTCACGCGGCTCGCGGACCGCTCCGCGCAGGCCGTGTCCGACGAACTCTGGGACGAGGTCGCCGACCACTTCGACGAGCGGGAGCTGTCCGCCCTGATCCTGGTCATCGGCGTGACGAACCTGTTCAACCGGATCAACGCCACGATTCAGGAGCCCGCGGGCCGTACGTGGGGCTGA
- a CDS encoding protein kinase: MSQDGAQGRYAGSSLAGGRYQLRDLLGEGGMASVHLAYDTVLDRQVAIKTLHTELGREQSFRERFRREAQSVAKLTHTNIVSVFDTGEDDLGGAAMPYIVMEYVEGKPLGSVLDAAIRQQGAMPTDQALKITADVLAALEISHEMGLVHRDIKPGNVMMTKRNVVKVMDFGIARAMQSGVTSMTQTGMVVGTPQYLSPEQALGRGVDARSDLYSVGIMLFQLVTGRLPFEADSPLAIAYAHVQEEPVAPSSVNRSLPPAVDALVARALKKNPNERFPTAEAMRDECLRVAQSFQAAAPSIVPGARTASGAGVGSAVFPPVDSTNPQAPGSVQTPYQPGPYGPATPAAPTPQPGYGYPQQGFPTPAPTNAYAPAPQAAQTPPPYSLSPQPATAAPAGGRGGSGGGKRTMPVVIGSIVVALLAIGGVITAISLNGDSDDGGGSKESKKPVAGHRGPDRTKTIEKTECTEPDTAYNDPDKIKLPDFSYKDWRSVLSCLQAAGWNYDKQKLDENTYGEDTVMGQIPKAGSDVDPKDVEITFQISTGDPS; encoded by the coding sequence ATGAGCCAGGACGGCGCTCAGGGCCGGTACGCGGGCAGTTCACTGGCCGGCGGCCGCTATCAGCTGCGCGATCTGCTCGGCGAGGGCGGCATGGCCTCGGTGCACCTCGCTTACGACACGGTGCTCGACCGACAGGTCGCGATCAAGACACTCCACACCGAGCTCGGCCGTGAGCAGTCCTTCCGCGAGCGCTTCCGGCGCGAGGCCCAGTCCGTGGCCAAGCTCACGCACACGAACATCGTGTCGGTCTTCGACACCGGCGAGGACGACCTTGGCGGGGCGGCCATGCCGTACATCGTCATGGAGTACGTGGAGGGCAAGCCGCTCGGCTCCGTCCTGGACGCCGCGATCCGCCAGCAGGGCGCGATGCCCACCGACCAGGCGCTGAAGATCACCGCCGATGTGCTCGCGGCCCTGGAGATCAGCCACGAGATGGGCCTGGTCCACCGCGACATCAAGCCCGGCAACGTGATGATGACGAAGCGGAACGTCGTCAAGGTCATGGACTTCGGCATCGCCCGCGCCATGCAGTCTGGCGTCACCTCCATGACCCAGACCGGCATGGTCGTCGGCACCCCGCAGTACCTGTCGCCCGAGCAGGCCCTCGGCCGCGGCGTCGACGCCCGCTCCGACCTGTACTCGGTCGGCATCATGCTGTTCCAGCTCGTGACCGGGCGCCTCCCCTTCGAGGCGGACTCGCCGCTCGCCATCGCGTACGCGCACGTCCAGGAGGAGCCGGTCGCCCCGTCCTCCGTCAACCGCTCGCTGCCCCCGGCCGTCGACGCCCTCGTCGCCCGCGCGCTCAAGAAGAACCCGAACGAGCGCTTCCCGACCGCCGAGGCGATGCGCGACGAGTGCCTGCGCGTCGCGCAGTCCTTCCAGGCGGCGGCCCCCAGCATCGTCCCGGGCGCCCGGACCGCGAGCGGCGCGGGCGTCGGCTCCGCCGTCTTCCCGCCGGTCGACTCGACGAACCCGCAGGCTCCGGGCAGCGTCCAGACGCCGTACCAGCCGGGCCCCTACGGCCCCGCGACCCCGGCCGCCCCCACCCCGCAGCCCGGGTACGGCTACCCGCAGCAGGGCTTCCCGACCCCCGCGCCCACCAACGCGTACGCCCCGGCCCCGCAGGCGGCCCAGACCCCGCCCCCGTACTCCCTGTCGCCGCAGCCCGCCACGGCGGCGCCGGCCGGTGGGCGGGGCGGCTCGGGCGGCGGCAAGCGGACCATGCCGGTCGTCATCGGCTCGATCGTCGTCGCCCTCCTCGCCATCGGCGGCGTGATCACCGCGATCTCCCTGAACGGCGACAGCGACGACGGCGGCGGCTCCAAGGAGTCGAAGAAGCCGGTCGCCGGGCACCGCGGCCCGGACCGCACGAAAACCATCGAGAAGACCGAGTGCACCGAGCCGGACACGGCGTACAACGACCCGGACAAGATCAAGCTGCCCGACTTCAGCTACAAGGACTGGCGCTCGGTCCTCTCCTGTCTCCAGGCCGCCGGGTGGAACTACGACAAGCAGAAGCTCGACGAGAACACGTACGGCGAGGACACCGTCATGGGGCAGATCCCCAAGGCGGGCTCCGACGTCGACCCGAAGGACGTGGAGATCACCTTCCAGATCTCGACGGGCGACCCCTCGTAG
- a CDS encoding protein kinase — MAQTQRAQGPSDPEATGGGMSDVPEMWGNGGLVGDGRYRLTHRLGRGGMAEVFAAEDVRLGRTVAVKLLRADLAEDPVSKARFTREAQSVAGLNHHAVVGVYDSGEDFIGGNSVPYIVMELVEGRTIRDLLINAEAPGPEQALIIVSGVLEALAYSHQHGIVHRDIKPANVSITNTGAVKVMDFGIARALHGASTTMTQTGMVMGTPQYLSPEQALGKAVDHRSDLYATGCLLYELLALRPPFTGETPLSVVYQHVQDTPVPPSEVSDAAPPELDGLVMRSLAKDPDDRFQTAEEMRGLIQYGLQMLAEQGSHTGTWNTGPVTAVHGHEGAHTPAMGVGGTTAMPHPGDSGTQQIPSPMLRPPGGDDGGFDGGHRDGGGRGRAGKVWILAVLAVIAVAVGVAFALSGNGGGDKKDDGPSKTPSTKQSQEKKPSKSADDDETADNNTQPGGDGTGGQNDYPQQSTRPTHQQTQPTTKPTEPTNPPTEPTDPPTDPTDPPTDPSDPPTEPSDPVSPPDDGGNDGGTEGGEGSDSE; from the coding sequence ATGGCACAGACGCAGCGCGCTCAGGGCCCGTCCGACCCCGAGGCGACTGGCGGCGGTATGTCAGACGTGCCCGAGATGTGGGGGAACGGTGGCCTGGTCGGAGACGGTAGGTACCGGCTGACCCACCGGCTCGGCCGTGGTGGCATGGCCGAGGTGTTCGCCGCGGAGGACGTGCGTCTGGGACGTACGGTCGCGGTCAAACTGCTGCGCGCCGACCTCGCCGAGGACCCGGTGTCCAAGGCCCGCTTCACGCGCGAGGCGCAGTCGGTCGCCGGTCTGAACCACCACGCGGTCGTCGGGGTCTACGACTCCGGCGAGGACTTCATCGGCGGGAACTCCGTCCCGTACATCGTGATGGAGCTGGTCGAGGGCCGCACCATCCGCGATCTGCTGATCAACGCGGAGGCGCCCGGGCCCGAGCAGGCGCTGATCATCGTGTCGGGCGTCCTGGAGGCGCTCGCCTACTCGCACCAGCACGGCATCGTGCACCGCGACATCAAGCCCGCGAACGTCTCCATCACCAACACCGGCGCGGTGAAGGTGATGGACTTCGGCATCGCGCGCGCCCTGCACGGCGCGTCCACGACGATGACGCAGACCGGCATGGTCATGGGCACGCCCCAGTACCTGTCGCCCGAGCAGGCGCTCGGCAAGGCCGTCGACCACCGGTCCGACCTGTACGCGACGGGCTGTCTGCTGTACGAACTGCTCGCGCTGCGGCCGCCGTTCACCGGTGAGACGCCGCTGTCCGTGGTCTACCAGCACGTCCAGGACACGCCCGTACCGCCGTCCGAGGTGTCCGACGCGGCGCCGCCGGAGCTCGACGGGCTCGTCATGCGGTCCCTCGCCAAGGACCCCGACGACCGCTTCCAGACCGCCGAGGAGATGCGCGGTCTGATCCAGTACGGGCTCCAGATGCTCGCCGAGCAGGGCAGCCACACGGGGACCTGGAACACCGGCCCGGTGACGGCCGTGCACGGGCACGAGGGCGCGCACACCCCGGCGATGGGCGTCGGCGGCACCACCGCGATGCCGCACCCCGGGGACAGCGGTACCCAGCAGATCCCGAGCCCCATGCTGCGGCCGCCGGGCGGCGACGACGGCGGCTTCGACGGCGGGCACCGCGACGGTGGCGGGCGGGGCCGCGCGGGCAAGGTGTGGATCCTGGCCGTGCTCGCGGTGATCGCGGTCGCGGTGGGCGTCGCGTTCGCGCTGTCCGGGAACGGCGGCGGCGACAAGAAGGACGACGGCCCCTCCAAGACGCCCTCGACGAAGCAGTCGCAGGAGAAGAAGCCGAGCAAGAGCGCGGACGACGACGAGACGGCCGACAACAACACGCAGCCCGGTGGCGACGGCACCGGGGGGCAGAACGACTACCCCCAGCAGTCGACCCGGCCGACGCATCAGCAGACCCAGCCGACGACGAAGCCCACGGAACCGACGAATCCGCCGACGGAGCCCACGGATCCGCCGACCGATCCGACGGACCCGCCCACCGATCCCTCGGATCCGCCCACCGAGCCGTCCGACCCGGTCTCGCCGCCGGACGACGGCGGGAACGACGGCGGTACGGAGGGCGGCGAGGGCTCCGACTCCGAGTGA
- a CDS encoding pyridoxamine 5'-phosphate oxidase family protein, with amino-acid sequence MPSDSDQQLAFALLRRTDYGRVATSMRALPFLAAARHIVTDGHVLLRMHRGFGYHDACVGSVVAYGADNLGTAAAAEGQWTVQLVGLCEAVRPTTAELARFGAPPRFVDGEPYDAVYLRIAPQKAVVHTLSPAGTSVDGWSAHRVARARG; translated from the coding sequence ATGCCCTCCGACTCCGACCAGCAGCTCGCCTTCGCCCTGCTCCGGCGCACCGACTACGGCCGGGTCGCGACCAGCATGCGCGCCCTGCCCTTCCTCGCGGCGGCCCGCCACATCGTGACCGACGGGCACGTCCTGCTGCGCATGCACCGGGGCTTCGGGTACCACGACGCGTGCGTCGGGAGCGTCGTCGCGTACGGCGCGGACAACCTGGGCACGGCGGCGGCCGCCGAGGGCCAGTGGACGGTCCAGCTCGTCGGGCTCTGCGAGGCCGTGCGCCCCACCACGGCGGAGCTCGCGCGCTTCGGCGCACCCCCGCGCTTCGTGGACGGCGAGCCGTACGACGCGGTGTACCTGCGCATAGCCCCGCAGAAGGCCGTGGTCCACACGCTGAGCCCCGCCGGTACCTCTGTGGACGGCTGGTCCGCCCACCGGGTGGCCAGGGCCCGGGGCTGA
- a CDS encoding response regulator transcription factor, with protein sequence MREQGKITVFLLDDHEVVRRGVHELLSVESDIEVVGEAGTAADALVRIPATRPDVAVLDVRLPDGSGVEVCREIRSQDDSIKCLMLTSFADDEALFDAIMAGASGYVLKAIRGNELLSAVRDVAAGKSLLDPVATARVLERLRDGSGAKGDDRLANLTEQERKILDLIGEGLTNRAIGERLHLAEKTIKNYVSSLLSKLGMERRSQAAAYVARMQAERLR encoded by the coding sequence GTGCGCGAACAAGGAAAAATCACGGTATTCCTGCTCGATGATCACGAGGTCGTGCGTCGCGGAGTCCATGAGCTCCTCTCGGTGGAGTCCGACATCGAGGTGGTCGGAGAGGCGGGCACGGCCGCCGACGCCTTGGTGCGCATTCCGGCCACGCGTCCGGATGTGGCGGTGCTCGACGTCCGCCTTCCCGACGGCAGCGGAGTCGAGGTCTGCCGTGAGATCCGTTCGCAGGACGACTCCATCAAATGCCTGATGCTCACTTCCTTCGCGGACGACGAGGCCCTCTTCGACGCGATCATGGCCGGTGCCTCCGGATATGTCCTGAAGGCCATCCGCGGCAATGAACTCCTGTCCGCCGTGCGGGACGTCGCCGCCGGGAAGTCCCTGCTCGACCCGGTCGCCACGGCCCGCGTCCTGGAGCGCCTGCGCGACGGCAGCGGCGCCAAGGGCGACGACCGCCTGGCCAACCTCACCGAGCAGGAGCGCAAGATCCTCGACCTGATCGGCGAGGGACTCACCAACCGCGCCATCGGCGAGCGCCTCCACCTCGCCGAGAAGACGATCAAGAACTACGTCTCCAGCCTGCTGTCCAAGCTCGGCATGGAGCGCCGCTCGCAGGCGGCGGCGTACGTGGCGCGGATGCAGGCCGAGCGCCTTCGCTGA
- the pdhA gene encoding pyruvate dehydrogenase (acetyl-transferring) E1 component subunit alpha — protein sequence MTVESTAARTPRRAGTGSGAKRTSAGAKKSAGAKKSASAEKATGPGTQPELVQLLTPEGERVENPAYDKYVADVTPEDLRALYRDMVMTRRFDAEAVTLQRQGELGLWPSLLGQEAAQVGSGRATRDDDYVFPTYREHGVAWCRGVDPTLLLGMFRGVNHGGWDPNSNNFHLYTIVIGSQTLHATGYAMGVAKDDADSAVVAYLGDGATSQGDVAEAFTFAAVYNAPVVFFCQNNQWAISEPTEKQSRVPLYQRAQGYGFPGVRVDGNDVLACLAVSKWALERARTGEGPSLVEAFTYRMGAHTTSDDPTRYRRDEEREAWEAKDPIKRLRAYLEAGGHADEAFFAELDAESETLGKRVRDVVRSMPDPEPMSIFENIYADGHALVDEERADFAAYQASFADAPADAVTGGEVK from the coding sequence GTGACCGTGGAAAGCACCGCCGCGCGTACGCCGCGCCGCGCAGGCACAGGCAGCGGCGCCAAGCGCACCAGTGCCGGCGCGAAGAAGAGCGCAGGCGCGAAGAAGAGCGCGAGTGCCGAGAAGGCCACGGGCCCGGGCACGCAGCCCGAGCTCGTCCAGCTGCTGACGCCCGAGGGCGAGCGGGTCGAGAACCCCGCGTACGACAAGTACGTGGCGGACGTGACCCCCGAGGACCTGCGCGCGCTGTACCGGGACATGGTGATGACCCGCCGCTTCGACGCCGAGGCCGTCACGCTCCAGCGCCAGGGCGAGCTGGGCCTGTGGCCCTCGCTGCTCGGCCAGGAGGCGGCCCAGGTCGGCTCGGGGCGCGCGACCCGCGACGACGACTACGTCTTCCCCACCTACCGCGAGCACGGCGTCGCCTGGTGCCGTGGCGTCGACCCGACGCTGCTGCTCGGCATGTTCCGCGGCGTGAACCACGGCGGCTGGGACCCCAACAGCAACAACTTCCACCTGTACACCATCGTGATCGGCTCCCAGACGCTGCACGCGACGGGCTACGCGATGGGCGTGGCCAAGGACGACGCGGACAGCGCGGTGGTCGCGTACCTCGGCGACGGCGCCACCAGCCAGGGCGACGTGGCGGAGGCCTTCACGTTCGCGGCGGTCTACAACGCCCCCGTGGTGTTCTTCTGCCAGAACAACCAGTGGGCGATCTCCGAGCCGACCGAGAAGCAGAGCCGCGTACCGCTGTACCAGCGCGCGCAGGGCTACGGCTTCCCGGGCGTGCGCGTCGACGGCAACGACGTCCTCGCCTGCCTCGCGGTCTCCAAGTGGGCCCTGGAGCGGGCGCGCACCGGCGAGGGCCCCTCCCTCGTCGAGGCGTTCACGTACCGCATGGGCGCGCACACCACCTCCGACGACCCGACGCGCTACCGCCGCGACGAGGAGCGCGAGGCGTGGGAGGCCAAGGACCCGATCAAGCGGCTGCGGGCGTATCTGGAGGCCGGGGGCCACGCGGACGAGGCGTTCTTCGCGGAACTCGACGCGGAGAGCGAGACGTTGGGCAAGCGGGTGCGGGACGTGGTGCGGTCCATGCCCGACCCCGAGCCGATGTCGATCTTTGAGAACATCTACGCGGACGGGCACGCTCTCGTGGACGAGGAGCGGGCCGATTTCGCCGCCTACCAAGCGTCGTTCGCGGACGCCCCTGCGGACGCCGTCACCGGCGGAGAGGTCAAGTAG
- a CDS encoding alpha-ketoacid dehydrogenase subunit beta, producing MAVKKLPVAKAINESLRTALEADPKVLVMGEDVGKLGGVFRVTDGLQKDFGEDRVIDTPLAESGIVGTAIGLALRGYRPVVEIQFDGFVFPAYDQIVTQLAKMHARSLGKVKVPVVIRIPYGGGIGAVEHHSESPEALFAHVAGLKVVSPSNSSDAYWMLQQAIQSDDPVIYFEPKRRYWEKGEVNTESIPDPLHGASVVREGTDATLVAYGPMVRTCLEAAAAAAEEGKSLEVVDLRSVSPIDFDTVQASVEKTGRLIVVHEAPVFFGSGAEIAARVTERCFYHLEAPVLRVGGFHSPYPPARVEEDYLPGLDRVLDAVDRSLAY from the coding sequence ATGGCCGTGAAGAAGTTGCCGGTCGCCAAGGCGATCAACGAATCCCTGCGCACGGCCCTGGAGGCCGACCCCAAGGTCCTCGTGATGGGTGAGGACGTCGGCAAGCTCGGCGGCGTCTTCCGGGTCACGGACGGGCTGCAGAAGGACTTCGGCGAGGACCGCGTCATCGACACGCCGCTCGCCGAGTCCGGCATCGTCGGCACCGCGATCGGCCTGGCCCTGCGCGGCTACCGGCCGGTCGTGGAGATCCAGTTCGACGGCTTCGTCTTCCCCGCGTACGACCAGATCGTCACGCAGCTCGCGAAGATGCACGCGCGGTCGCTCGGCAAGGTCAAGGTGCCGGTCGTCATCCGCATTCCCTACGGCGGCGGCATCGGCGCCGTCGAGCACCACAGCGAGTCCCCCGAGGCGCTGTTCGCGCACGTCGCGGGCCTGAAGGTGGTCTCTCCCTCGAACTCGTCGGACGCGTACTGGATGCTCCAGCAGGCCATCCAGAGCGACGACCCGGTCATCTACTTCGAGCCGAAGCGGCGCTACTGGGAGAAGGGCGAGGTCAACACCGAGTCCATCCCGGACCCGCTGCACGGGGCGAGCGTGGTCCGCGAGGGCACGGACGCGACGCTCGTGGCGTACGGCCCGATGGTGCGCACCTGTCTGGAGGCGGCCGCGGCCGCGGCCGAGGAGGGCAAGTCCCTGGAGGTCGTCGACCTGCGCTCCGTCTCGCCGATCGACTTCGACACGGTGCAGGCCTCGGTCGAGAAGACCGGCCGGCTGATCGTCGTGCACGAGGCGCCGGTGTTCTTCGGCTCGGGCGCGGAGATCGCCGCGCGCGTCACCGAGCGCTGCTTCTACCACCTGGAGGCGCCCGTCCTGCGGGTCGGCGGCTTCCACTCCCCGTATCCGCCCGCGCGGGTGGAAGAGGACTATCTGCCGGGCCTCGACCGGGTGCTCGACGCCGTCGACCGCTCGCTTGCGTACTGA